A single genomic interval of Candidatus Zixiibacteriota bacterium harbors:
- a CDS encoding nuclear transport factor 2 family protein, producing MTAKEVVLAYWKAMEGNDFYKASVCLSEDFECYWPQSSELIISRENFAEMNTNYPANGTWRFNINSVVCEGNQEVSDVDITDSIVSARAITFHTVENGLITKQTEFWPDNYDAPEWRRKWVKIVK from the coding sequence ATGACAGCAAAAGAAGTTGTTCTTGCCTACTGGAAAGCAATGGAGGGTAATGACTTTTACAAAGCTAGCGTGTGCTTATCTGAAGACTTTGAATGTTACTGGCCTCAATCGTCAGAATTGATCATTAGCAGAGAGAACTTCGCTGAGATGAATACTAATTACCCTGCAAATGGTACCTGGAGGTTTAACATCAATTCAGTTGTTTGCGAAGGTAATCAGGAGGTTAGTGATGTAGATATTACCGATAGTATAGTCAGCGCCAGAGCAATAACATTCCATACAGTAGAGAATGGGTTAATCACCAAACAAACAGAATTTTGGCCAGACAACTATGATGCTCCGGAGTGGAGACGAAAGTGGGTCAAAATTGTGAAATGA